The following proteins come from a genomic window of Papilio machaon chromosome 7, ilPapMach1.1, whole genome shotgun sequence:
- the LOC106712706 gene encoding 28S ribosomal protein S21, mitochondrial — MFLTLKLLANRHPSFVARTVFVKNNNVDDACRLVNRILGKEGILEQFRLTRYYEKPFQTRRRVNHEKCKAIYNEDMERKIHFVLRKNRHEPFPGCH, encoded by the exons ATGTTCCTAACACTTAAACTTCTTGCTAACAGACATCCTTCGTTCGTTGCTCGAACAGTATTTGTAAAGAACAACAACGTAGACGACGCATGCAGACTCGTGAACAGGATTCTTGGCAAGGAAGGCATCCTGGAGCAGTTTCGTCTCACGAGATATTATGAAAAACCTTTCCAG acaAGGCGACGAGTCAACCATGAGAAATGTAAGGCAATTTATAATGAAGATATGGAAAGAAAAATCCACTTTGTGCTTAGAAAAAACCGACACGAGCCATTCCCTGGATGTCATTGA
- the LOC123721122 gene encoding WD repeat-containing protein on Y chromosome-like — translation MACLAVLDGSSDYSVRVWRLSGQYVGTLGSFVPWSLETTRFPPDVQKVASFTTFKVWRGGYVSRYVPGRVAPDVSDVTAAELRTRTFGAAPAPPLLGRHTALPPRPEPQAAPRLDDSLPTVSGHLYYDH, via the exons ATGGCATGTCTTGCAGTTTTAGA CGGCAGCTCGGACTACAGCGTGCGCGTGTGGCGGCTGAGCGGTCAGTACGTGGGCACGCTCGGCAGCTTCGTGCCCTGGTCTCTGGAGACCACGCGCTTCCCGCCCGACGTCCAGAAAGTGGCCAGTTTTACCACTTTCAAG GTGTGGCGCGGGGGCTACGTGTCGCGCTACGTGCCGGGCCGCGTGGCGCCCGACGTGTCCGACGTGACGGCGGCCGagctgcgcacgcgcacgttcggcgccgcgcccgcgccgccgctGCTGGGTCGTCACACCGCGCTGCCGCCGCGCCCCGAGCCGCAGGCCGCGCCGCGCCTCGACGACTCTCTGCCCACAGTTAGCGGCCATCTCTACTACGATCACTGA
- the LOC106712708 gene encoding WD repeat-containing protein 26, translating to MHQPCANGAVGAQHHVNGDAVATNGDFQPPGRRMSQTDQEIVRLIGQHLLSIGLERSAALLMEESGLHLEHPAAATFRQHVLAGDWLKADHDLRALHDLLQDSPHVDPHNLAEMKFVVLEQKYLEHLEGGRVLDALHVLRNELTPLQHDTARVHRLSALMMCADAAELQARARWPGAGPLSRSAVLARVQAVLPPALMMAPGRLRALLAQAAAQQASRCRFHAAPRPAPHATHIPFTLLADHHCSPDHFPIHQLQVLNEHCDEVWYCKWSPDGSKLASGSKDNTVMIWDFDPVAKRLTFRKSFEGHSFGVSFLAWSPDGRYLLSAGHEDCPDIWIWNMETERLHVKMSHSTEDSLTAAAWHASSDKFVCGGARGQFYHCSADGVLLNSWDGVRVNALACRSDGRSVLAADTHHRVRQYDFTELADRNVIQEEHAVMAMTLNAADTLLLLNVANQGVHLWDIRARALVRRFRGLSQGHFTIHACFGGAQQDFIASGSEDNKVYIWHINGEEPIAVVSGHTRCVNAVSWNPVHHDVIVSASDDFSLRLWGPRDPRS from the exons ATGCACCAGCCGTGCGCCAACGGCGCGGTGGGCGCTCAGCACCATGTCAACGGTGATGCAGTCGCCACGAACGGCGACTTTCAGCCACCCGGGCGACGCATGAGCCAGACGGACCAGGAGATCGTGCGTCTGATCGGCCAACACTTGCTCTCCATTGGATTGGA GCGGAGCGCGGCGCTGCTGATGGAAGAATCGGGACTGCACCTGGAGCACCCGGCGGCCGCTACCTTCCGACAGCACGTGCTGGCCGGCGACTGGCTCAAGGCGGATCACGACCTTCGCGCTCTGCACGATCTGCTGCAGGATTCGCCGCACGTCGACCCCCATAACCTCGCC GAGATGAAGTTCGTGGTATTGGAGCAGAAGTACCTGGAACACCTGGAGGGCGGGCGCGTGCTGGACGCGCTGCACGTGCTGCGCAACGAGCTGACCCCGCTGCAGCACGACACGGCGCGCGTGCACCGCCTCTCCGCCCTCATGATGTGCGCCGACGCGGCAGAGCTGCAGGCGCGCGCGCGCTGGCCCGGCGCCGGGCCGCTCTCGCGCTCCGCCGTGCTGGCGCGCGTGCAGGCCGTGCTGCCGCCGGCCCTCATGATGGCGCCGGGCCGGCTGCGCGCGCTGCTGGCGCAGGCGGCGGCCCAGCAGGCGTCGCGCTGCCGCTTTCACGCCGCGCCTCGCCCCGCGCCCCACGCCACGCACATCCCCTTCACACTGTTGGCCGACCACCATTGCTCGCCCGACCACTTTCCCATACACCAGCTCCAG GTGCTGAACGAGCACTGCGACGAGGTGTGGTACTGCAAGTGGTCCCCCGACGGCTCAAAGCTGGCCTCGGGCTCCAAGGACAACACCGTCATGATATGGGACTTCGACCCCGTCGCCAAGCGCCTCACCTTCAG GAAGTCGTTCGAGGGGCACTCGTTCGGCGTCTCGTTCCTGGCCTGGAGCCCCGACGGTCGCTACCTGCTCTCGGCCGGCCACGAGGACTGCCCCGATATCTGGATCTGGAACATGGAG ACTGAGCGGCTGCACGTGAAGATGTCGCACTCGACGGAGGACTCGCTGACGGCGGCGGCGTGGCACGCCTCCTCCGACAAGTTCGTGTGCGGCGGCGCGCGGGGACAGTTCTACCACTGCTCCGCTGACGGCGTGCTGCTCAACAGCTGGGACGGCGTGCGCGTCAACGCGCTGGCCTGCCGCAGCGACGGCCGCAGCGTGTTGGCCGCCGACACACACCACCGCGTGCGACAGTACGACTTCACCGAGCTCGCGGACCGCAACGT GATCCAGGAGGAGCACGCGGTGATGGCGATGACGCTGAACGCCGCCGACACTCTGCTGCTGCTCAACGTCGCCAACCAGGGCGTGCACCTCTGGGACATAC GGGCCCGCGCGCTGGTGCGGCGCTTCCGCGGCCTCAGCCAGGGACATTTCACCATACACGCGTGTTTCGGCGGCGCGCAGCAGGACTTCATCGCCTCGGGCAGCGAGGACAACAAG GTATATATCTGGCACATAAACGGCGAGGAGCCGATCGCGGTGGTGTCGGGGCACACGCGCTGCGTCAACGCGGTCTCCTGGAACCCCGTGCATCATGACGTCATCGTCTCCGCCTCCGACGACTTCAGCCTGCGCCTGTGGGGTCCGCGCGACCCCCGCTCCTAG
- the LOC106712704 gene encoding trafficking protein particle complex subunit 4 produces the protein MVIYGVYIVSKSGGLIYNYDHNIPKVETEKTFGYPLDIKLQYENKKVVVVFGQRDGINVGHMLLSVNGSPVAGRTTEDGRDVFDLIEAKENYPLSLKFGRARATTNEKIVLASMFYPLFALASQLSPVPKSSGIELLTADTFKLACFQTLTGVKFIVVTEPGMAGAEAVLKRIYELYSDYALKNPFYSLEMPIRCELFDTSLHTLLELVEKSGTANL, from the exons ATGGTTATATACGGAGTTTATATAGTGAGCAAATCTGGCGGTTTGATTTATAACTATGATCACAACATACCGAAAGTAGAAACGGAAAAAACATTTGGCTATCCGCTGGATATAAAACTCCAGTATGAAAATAAGAAAGTCGTCGTTGTTTTCGGCCAAAGAGATGGAATAAATG TTGGGCACATGCTGCTGTCTGTGAATGGATCACCAGTAGCCGGCCGCACCACTGAAGATGGTAGAGATGTCTTTGATCTCATTGAAGCTAAG GAAAATTACCCTCTAAGTTTGAAGTTTGGTCGTGCTAGAGCAACAACAAATGAGAAGATAGTGCTGGCTAGCATGTTCTATCCACTGTTTGCATTGGCCAGCCAGCTCAGCCCCGTGCCCAAGTCATCTGGCATTGAGCTCCTCACCGCCGACACTTTTAAGCTGGCCTGCTTCCAGACATTGACAG GTGTGAAGTTCATTGTGGTGACGGAGCCGGGCATGGCAGGCGCGGAGGCAGTACTGAAGCGAATCTATGAATTGTACTCAGACTATGCGCTCAAGAACCCCTTCTACTCCCTGGAGATGCCCATCCGCTGTGAGCTGTTTGACACATCTCTGCACACCCTGCTCGAGCTTGTGGAAAAATCAGGGACAGCCAATTTATAG
- the LOC106712684 gene encoding uncharacterized protein LOC106712684: MLSARYSTKKLSPDANKENVVPIKSKQKQGSRSMSKAASKALLAPVLSWQSLSAEETLSSLSVPSSLPGAASAPRVPDAAAAGRRFSLLQLKRDPLSKYKTFVRTGIVFSFGNMKLSSLNLAYNRLDRSSVALLCRVLAQQAAWRDAHAYAHAQGHAHAHFQSHVHVQGYGHDEGGLLRVQLDGNPVAEDSAELRELQTLLERALSVREERPARRKPAPKHHPHKH, from the exons ATGTTATCCGCCAGATACTCAACGAAAAAGCTGTCCCCGGACGCGAACAAAGAGAACGTGGTTCCTATAAAAAGCAAGCAGAAGCAGGGGAGCAGGTCGATGAGCAAGGCGGCGAGCAAGGCGTTGCTGGCGCCGGTGCTCTCGTGGCAGTCGCTCAGCGCGGAAGAGACGCTGTCGTCCCTCTCGGTGCCCTCGAGCTTGCCGGGTGCGGCCAGTGCGCCGCGCGTGCCGGACGCCGCAGCGGCGGGGCGCCGGTTCAGCCTGCTGCAGCTGAAGCGAGACCCACTTAGCAAATACAAGACGTTCGTACGGACTGG AATAGTGTTTTCGTTCGGCAACATGAAACTGTCCTCGTTGAACCTGGCCTACAACAGACTGGATCGCTCCAGCGTCGCGCTGCTCTGTCGCGTGCTGGCACAGCAGGCGGCCTGGCGCGACGCGCATGCGTATGCGCACGCGCAAGGACACGCACATGCTCACTTCCAGTCGCACGTACATGTGCAAGGATACGGGCATGATGAGGGCGGGTTGCTGCGCGTTCAGCTCGATGGCAACCCCGTGGCCGAGGACAGTGCGGAGCTGCGCGAGCTGCAGACGCTGTTGGAGCGCGCGCTCAGCGTCAGGGAGGAGCGGCCCGCGCGGCGGAAGCCCGCTCCCAAGCACCATCCACACAAGCATTAG
- the LOC106712686 gene encoding DNA-binding protein D-ETS-6 isoform X1: protein MEPAPCASSSSDESGSDSGDDTVPADPGTWQRRDVVRCVRWAARTFKVRAPRRHLLPRTGQQLLALDDAAWLQVCEGCSASARIFSAYVAHAHASATGRPPPAPLPEHQAAATSSPYPQPGNDTSLPGQDETNIIVSLIIINHT from the exons ATGGAGCCCGCGCCCTGCGCATCTTCCTCCTCCGACGAGTCCGGCTCCGACTCGGGGGATGACACCGTGCCCGCCG ACCCGGGCACGTGGCAGCGGCGCGACGTGGTGCGCTGCGTGCGTTGGGCGGCGCGCACGTTCAAGGTGCGGGCGCCCCGCCGTCATTTGCTGCCGCGCACCGGCCAGCAGCTGCTCGCGCTCGACGACGCCGCCTGGCTGCAG GTGTGCGAGGGATGTTCGGCGTCGGCGCGCATCTTCAGCGCGTATgttgcgcacgcgcacgccaGCGCCACgggccgcccgccgcccgcaccGCTGCCCGAGCACCAGGCAGCCGCCACGTCCTCCCCATACCCGCAGCCCGGCAACGACACTTCTCTACCAGGTCAGGATGAAACGAACATTATAGTCTCTCTAATAATCATCAATCATACATAA
- the LOC106712703 gene encoding out at first protein, whose product MQLYTSVIFLYTLVQPINLQLLINVKNQGGDVMQENITANVSEDTVILDFLRLDGVYVSQLVDFTNEVEAMKVVIPAEEELGQSGYQTLCFLTHAAQADFIAPDAMAKLRQKNPGTVRVAEEDKGWRQTTTTAWAGRAAWLLSPAAARHCAPARDHVYLRTADLSRWAPRPGMSQLSYSAEVTPFPANALSPDTSDGKPGVSPCVAENDSVKECICHIEVCVNWYPCGLKYCKGKPQGGMSYRCGIKTCHRCYRYHYYVPRRDACLSYT is encoded by the exons ATGCAGTTGTATACaagtgttatttttctttacactTTAGTCCAGCCAATAAATTTACAGTTGCTGATTAATGTTAAGAATCAA GGTGGCGATGTTATGCAGGAGAACATAACAGCGAATGTGTCGGAGGACACTGTCATACTTGATTTTTTGCGCTTGGATGGAGTTTATGTCTCGCAACTTGTCGACTTTACAAAT GAGGTGGAAGCTATGAAAGTGGTGATACCAGCAGAGGAGGAGTTAGGCCAAAGTGGGTACCAAACACTCTGCTTCCTGACCCACGCTGCACAGGCTGATTTTATTGCACCAGATGCAATGGCAAAACTGCGGCAG aaaaaccCAGGAACAGTGCGTGTAGCAGAAGAGGACAAGGGCTGGCGCCAGACAACGACGACGGCGTGGGCGGGGCGCGCCGCTTGGCTGCTGTCGCCCGCTGCCGCGCGGCACTGCGCCCCCGCCAGGGATCATGTCTACTTGAGGACTGCTGACCTTTCCAGATGGGCACCGAGGCCAG GAATGTCTCAGTTATCATATTCAGCAGAAGTAACGCCGTTTCCAGCCAATGCTCTGTCACCCGACACATCTGATGGCAAGCCGGGTGTATCTCCATGTGTGGCAGAGAATGATAGTGTAAAAGAATGTATTTGTCACATAGAG GTATGTGTTAACTGGTACCCCTGTGGCCTGAAGTACTGCAAAGGCAAACCGCAGGGGGGCATGAGCTACCGCTGCGGCATCAAGACGTGCCACCGCTGTTACCGCTACCACTACTACGTACCTCGGCGCGATGCCTGCCTCAGCTACACGTGA
- the LOC106712686 gene encoding DNA-binding protein D-ETS-6 isoform X2, protein MEPAPCASSSSDESGSDSGDDTVPADPGTWQRRDVVRCVRWAARTFKVRAPRRHLLPRTGQQLLALDDAAWLQVCEGCSASARIFSAYVAHAHASATGRPPPAPLPEHQAAATSSPYPQPGNDTSLPGYALFIEIC, encoded by the exons ATGGAGCCCGCGCCCTGCGCATCTTCCTCCTCCGACGAGTCCGGCTCCGACTCGGGGGATGACACCGTGCCCGCCG ACCCGGGCACGTGGCAGCGGCGCGACGTGGTGCGCTGCGTGCGTTGGGCGGCGCGCACGTTCAAGGTGCGGGCGCCCCGCCGTCATTTGCTGCCGCGCACCGGCCAGCAGCTGCTCGCGCTCGACGACGCCGCCTGGCTGCAG GTGTGCGAGGGATGTTCGGCGTCGGCGCGCATCTTCAGCGCGTATgttgcgcacgcgcacgccaGCGCCACgggccgcccgccgcccgcaccGCTGCCCGAGCACCAGGCAGCCGCCACGTCCTCCCCATACCCGCAGCCCGGCAACGACACTTCTCTACCAG GTTATGCTCtattcatcgagatctgttga
- the LOC106712685 gene encoding WD repeat-containing protein on Y chromosome: MSLIFCKINTSRDGEINWDQLVSHLLLGYFASDQEDQGESLQLPIMGLPKIMRSQHRHPISRICFCPDVAKDRSTDPMQGCYIMASRDGMISWWSLDMVRLRSAQSTCPALKVRTTWVTDLACLPDVNIVVTSSTERDLRFYDCSAGTFTLKIIISSWEYMISTMYYHFDKDEHEDCLLVCGDVGGYVRVLRFSPVMRGPFRNQPGRALQQLRHVDLQKRPELLPELQLVEFPRAHTDWVRQVSYYSSLHCIVSCATCPDALLMCDLAASRTHNTFHTEKGIQCFAFEEEAHVLVTGGPDCCVRVWNSFVATAPSALLQGHRAGIIALVLQDHARRAYSLARDRTIKVWDLQAQACLQTYIDVPPQIGERTPISAVYNPATRELLLAAVKLAVLVLDEQLNPQHTDGFTHSRAVSKLLYNPLFKVIITCGMDSIIINWDPLTGKRNVVMRSAHTRLLHGELVPVEITAACFDPANQLLLTGARDGTLKTWNFNTGVSLRYLEIEHMCEVTSCFWIEGRILAVGWNRHVTEFEDQGLATQGKSWETRHRDDVLAAAVRIPLTIATASYASELLLWKLETGQPYRRFSCTEPTLRIKMQYSKRTASPQQPAAAAAASPHTHRPSAIFRPSVSGIRQGRARRVSTVALPAQAQVLRQLAVHAMIFLETRPMSMHVASMMLSLENGQVQCWSDHPAGGYKGSFQGIHTAGDYVSAFATDVGNEFLFTGTTVGYIKVWLMTNYLTTEKVHVNMPRLRVEFPFLWRDRIEGRAKRCVRDQPLPLLLNSYRAHLRCVTSLAYIDDQKLLLSLV, encoded by the exons AtgagtttaatattttgtaagataaACACGAGCCGTGACGGTGAGATCAACTGGGACCAGTTGGTCTCGCATCTGCTCCTGGGCTACTTCGCCAGCGATCAGGAAGATCAGGGAGAGTCTCTCCAGCTGCCTATCATGGGCCTACCGAAGATCATGAGGTCGCAGCATCGCCATCCCATCTCTAGGATTTGCTTCTGTCCAGATGTTGCtaaa GACCGCAGCACGGACCCCATGCAGGGCTGCTACATCATGGCCAGCCGCGATGGTATGATCAGCTGGTGGTCGTTGGACATGGTGCGCCTGCGAAGCGCGCAATCCACCTGTC CGGCGCTGAAGGTGCGCACCACGTGGGTAACGGACCTAGCGTGTCTGCCGGACGTCAACATCGTGGTGACCAGCTCGACGGAGCGCGACTTGCGCTTCTACGACTGCAGCGCAGGCACCTTCACGCTCAAGATCATCATCTCCAGCTGGGAATACATG ATAAGTACAATGTACTACCACTTCGATAAAGACGAGCACGAGGATTGTCTGTTGGTCTGCGGTGACGTTGGCGGATACGTGCGCGTGCTGCGCTTCTCGCCCGTCATGCGCGGCCCCTTCCGCAACCAGCCCGGCCGCGCGCTACAGCAGCTGCGCCACGTCGACCTGCAGAAGCGG CCGGAGCTGCTGCCTGAGCTGCAGCTGGTGGAGTTCCCGCGCGCGCACACGGATTGGGTGCGTCAGGTGTCGTACTACTCGTCGCTGCATTGCATCGTGTCGTGCGCCACGTGCCCCGACGCGCTGCTCATGTGCGACCTCGCCGCCTCCCGGACGCATAACACCTTCCATACAGAAAAG GGCATCCAGTGCTTCGCGTTCGAAGAGGAGGCGCATGTGCTGGTGACTGGCGGTCCTGACTGCTGCGTGCGCGTGTGGAACTCGTTCGTGGCGACAGCACCGAGCGCGCTCCTGCAGGGGCATCGCGCCGGCATCATCGCGCTCGTGCTGCAGGACCACGCGCGCCGCGCCTACTCACTGGCCCGGGACCGTACCATCAAAGTGTGGGACCTTCAGGCACAGGCCTGCCTGCAG ACTTACATCGACGTGCCGCCGCAAATCGGTGAGCGCACGCCGATCTCGGCAGTGTACAACCCGGCGACGCGCGAGCTGCTGCTGGCGGCGGTGAAGCTGGCCGTGCTGGTGCTGGACGAGCAGCTCAACCCGCAACATACTGACGGGTTCACACACTCGCGCGCCGTCTCCAAACTGCTCTACAACCCGCTCTTCAAAGTCATTATCACCTGCGGAATGGACAGCATCATCATAAACTGGGATCCTCTCACCG gCAAACGCAATGTGGTGATGCGGTCTGCGCACACGCGGTTACTGCACGGCGAGCTGGTGCCGGTCGAGATCACGGCTGCCTGTTTCGACCCCGCCAACCAGCTGCTGCTCACCGGAGCCCGGGATGGCACCCTCAAG ACGTGGAATTTCAACACTGGCGTGAGTCTGCGGTATTTGGAGATCGAGCACATGTGCGAGGTTACCAGTTGTTTTTGGATCGAAGGAAG GATTCTAGCGGTGGGGTGGAACCGGCACGTGACGGAGTTCGAGGACCAGGGGCTGGCGACGCAAGGCAAGAGCTGGGAGACGCGGCACCGCGACGACGTGCTGGCGGCGGCCGTGCGCATCCCGCTGACCATCGCCACCGCTTCCTACGCTTCCGAGCTGCTGCTCTGGAAACTGGAGACCGGCCAGCCCTACAG GAGGTTCTCGTGCACGGAACCGACGCTGCGCATCAAGATGCAGTACAGCAAGCGAACCGCCTCGCCGCAGcagcccgccgccgccgccgccgcctcgCCCCACACGCATAGACCCTCCGCAATTTTCCGTCCAAg CGTGAGCGGCATCCGGCAGGGGCGCGCGCGGCGCGTGTCCACGGTGGCTCTGCCGGCGCAGGCGCAGGTGCTGCGTCAGCTCGCAGTACACGCCATGATCTTTCTCGAGACGCGCCCGATGAGCATGCACGTCG CGTCGATGATGCTTTCCCTGGAAAACGGGCAGGTGCAATGCTGGTCCGATCATCCGGCGGGCGGGTACAAAGGATCGTTCCAGGGAATCCACACGGCAGGGGACTACGTGTCGGCCTTCGCCACCGACGTCGGCAACGAGTTCCTCTTCACCGGGACAACCGTCGGCTACATCAAAGTCTGGCTTATGACGAACTACCTCACTACTGAGAAG GTGCACGTGAACATGCCACGACTGCGTGTGGAGTTCCCGTTCCTGTGGCGCGACCGCATCGAGGGCCGCGCCAAGCGCTGCGTGCGCGACCAGCCCCTGCCGCTCCTGCTCAACAGCTACCGCGCGCACCTGCGCTGCGTCACCTCGCTCGCCTATATCGACGACCAGAAGCTTTTGTTGTCGTTAGTTTAA